Part of the Sporosarcina sp. FSL K6-2383 genome is shown below.
TGAATAGAAAGGTCGTGCAAATATGAAAATAGTTAAGTGGATGTCAGTCATGCTTCTCGCTACTGGATTGGCAATTCCAATGGTGGCCTACGCAGAAGAAAATCAGCAGCAGGTAGAAGGTTTTACACAACGTACATATGGATTTGAAGTAATTGATGAGCAACTGATTGCCTCGTCAGCGCTATTCCGCTTTGATTCTGGGCTAACCTTTACGTATCCAGATGCAGTACGCGGCGTTTACGTGACAGGGCACTCAGCAGGTGGAGAGCGCTTTTCGTATTTGACGAATTTACTTGATACGACAGACCTCAATGCAATGGTCATAGATATTAAAGATGATTATGGCAATATTACATATAAACCGGCTGATGATTCTCCACTCAAAGTGCTGGATATCGGCAAACCTTACATTAAAGATCCGCAGGCAATGTTGAAAACACTTGAAGAAAAAGAAATTTATCCGATTGCGCGTATTGTTGTCTTTAAAGATAGTGTGCTAGCAGAAAAACGCCCTGAGCTGTCTTTCGTGGATGGTGATGAAGTATGGAAAAATGGACGCGGTGAATCCTTTGTCAATCCCTTTATGAAGGAAGTATGGGATCATAACATCGCGATCGCCATCGAAGTAGCCAAAATGGGCTTCCAAGAAATACAGTTCGATTATGTGCGCTTTCCAGAGGGTTTTGAAAAGCGGCACGATACATTGAAATATTCATTTGAAACATATGAAGAATCAGATCTCGATCCGGTCCAACGAAGAGTAGAAGCGATTACGGACTTCGTAGCCTATGCACGGGAGCAGTTAAAGCCATATGGAGTTGAAGTATCTGTAGATATATTCGGCTATGCAGCAACGCTCCCAGAGGCTCCAGGGATTGGTCAAAACTTCTTGAAGATTTCCGAAAATGTAGATGTCATCTCCTCAATGATTTATCCGAGTCACTGGACATCCTATTTTGGTATCGCGAAACCGGATCTTGAGCCATATAAATTAGTGTCTGAATATGCTAAGGTCGAGAATACAAAATTGGCTGAACTCAATAATCCGCCAGTGTCACGGCCGTGGATTCAAGACTTTAGCGCACCATGGCTCGGAAAAGGTAATTTTTTGAGATATGGAAAAGCAGAAGTCGAGGCGCAGATTAAAGGGTTGAAGGATAACGGCATTGATGAGTATTTATTGTGGAACGCAGGAAATCGTTATTCGGAAGGTGTTAATTATAAACCGTAAAAAGGAAAGTCCAGAGAAAGATTCTGGACTTTTTCGATTTTAAATGAAACCTTTGACCATTGAGAAACGTATTATATAAGAGAAGGGTAGCTAATAATTTTCAATTAGGATTCATCTAAATGAGAAAAGTTTTTATTTGACAAATCAGATGTTTAAATGTTCGGTGTGCTGGGTATAACAGTATAGAGCCGAAATAAGCATGAAGTAAAATCGTGATAAAGCCACTAACTATTGAGAAATTGTGACAAACCTCTGTTGTTTAGTAAATTTTTTTCAAAAAGTGTATTCATCAGTAATGAATATGTGTATAATAGGCTTTAGTAATAACCACATTAAAATTATTCTAATTTAATTGTACAAATATAATTTTTACCATTCGATCCAACTGAAAGGAAGTGTCAGCATATGATGGTTACATTATTTACATCTCCAAGCTGTACATCATGCAGAAAAGCTAAAGCATGGTTGGAGGAACATGATATTCCGTACACAGAACGAAATATTTTTTCGGAACCTTTGAATATTGACGAAATAAAAGAAATTCTTCGCATGACTGAAGACGGTACAGACGAAATTATTTCAACACGTTCGAAGATTTTCCAAAAACTCAATGTCGATGTAGAAAGCTTACCACTACAGCGTCTATACGAGTTAATCCAAGAACATCCTGGCTTATTGAGAAGACCAATTATTCTTGATGAAAAAAGGTTACAAGTAGGGTATAATGAAGATGAGATTCGTCGTTTCCTACCGAGAAAAGTAAGAGCCTATCAGCTGCTTGAAGCGCGGCGCATGGTAAACTAATTTGACAATAGTGTAAAGCTGATGGGAATTGACATTGAAAAATGCCGTAAACCTGTCAGTTTTTTTATTTATATTCAGCAGATGTTTAAACATCTGCTGAATATAAGAGGAACGCAGGCTAAGGTCGCCACGTCCTGCGGCAACGCCTGCATGACCAACATCCTGTTGGCCCAAGCCTCCGGCAGATGTCACGGATTTTGAAGGGAGCCTTTTGAGCCCGCTCGAAAAAAATCCGGACGCAATTACGCTGGGGGCGTAATTGATTTCTCTTGCTTTCCCGGTGGATGTTTTCTACAATGCTATTACTATCAAAATTATTCATCCTGAGGCAGAACCCTTTCAAATTTGGCAGGATGGTCATATATTAAGTATAAGCATTGCAGGATTTTTACAAACATTGATTGAAGGGGACGGTCAGATCCTGTTTAACTTGAATCAGCAAATTCTTTTGCTGATTCAAGTTAAGCCTCCGGCGGATGTTAGGGATTTTGAGGAGAGTTTATTGTGAATCGAACAGCAAAGGGTTTGATTTGCCGTATTTTTGCGTTTTTTGCAGAAATTAAGGCACTTAGATAAGCACAATTCAAAATCCCAACGCAATTACGCAGAGGCGTAATTGATAGGAAGGGAGAGAATAAAAAATGGAAATAGAGCGCATTAACGAAAATACAGTTAAATTTTTTCTATCATATATCGATATTGAAGAACGCGGTTTTACGCGTGAGGAAGTCTGGTATAATCGCGACAAAAGTGAGGAACTTTTTTGGGAAATGATGGACGAAATCAATGATGAATCTGAGTTCGAAATCGAGGGGCCACTTTGGATTCAAGTCCATGCTATGAGCGGTGGAATTGAAGTGACAGTGACTCGGGCGCAAATGTCCGACGATGGTGAACCAATAGAATCACCTTTTGGCATGGCCGATCCAAGAAAAATGTTTCCGCATGAAGGTGAAGTATTCGGTGAAGAGGAAGAAACAATTCCGGATATGAATGGTGGTACATTAGAATGGCTCGACAATGTATTTGTCTTCCAAGAATTTGATGATATCATTCCACTCGTAGATCGAATGGATGGTTATAACGTTAACACATCACTCTATTCATATGATAACCACTACTACTTACATGTGGCGTATGAGGATGAAACGATGGATGAAGGACGCAAAACAGATTTATATAGTGTAGTGTCTGAATTTGGAATGCCATCCAATCTAACGATCCATCGACTTAAGGAATACGGTAAGGTCGTGATGGATTCAGACGTATTCACAACTATTCAACACTATTTTGGAACTAAATAACAAAAAGGCAGCTATCTAAGTATAGGATAGCTGTTTTTTTCTTGCAATTAAATTGGAATATTTGTAAAATTGAGCGGAGGGAGGAGATTACAATACTAACAGCGAAATTGAAAAATGGAGAATTACTCATTTTAACGCCAGAGCTAAAAAGGGATCAGTTAAAGAAATGGCGAAATTCACGAACATTCTTATGTCCACAATGCAATGCGCCTGTTAACTTGAAGGTTGGAGACATCGTCATTCCGCATTTTGCTCATAAAAAAGACGCAGCTTGTTCGACTACTTTTTCAGAAGGTGAAACTCCAGAACATTTGATGGGAAAACAACAATTGTATTTATTGTTAAAGAAACGAACAAAGCATGTTGAACTCGAACCCTTTTTGCGTATGCTATCACAGCGTCCCGACATTCTCGTGATGACAGAATCCGATACGATGCCCATCGAGTTTCAATGTAGTACGATTCCTATTTCGGAAATGGAATCGAGATCTAATGGTTATCGCAGTATAGGCATGAAGCCGATATGGATTTTGCATACCCCAACAAAATTCACTGGAATCGCTTACGGTGTCGGCCTGTTTCATTTTTCGAAGTTCCACGAAAGTTTTTTTACCCACATACATCCTGAAGGCTATACCTTACTCACATATAAACCCCAAAAAGAACGCTTCCATTATTTTTCAAATCTTATCCATGTTGCTGGTAAACGATATATTGGCATCCACCGTTCGTTATCAGTAGACAAGCAAGTATTTCCTTTTGCACGGCCGAAAACGCCAACTAAAGAAGAACTCGAGCAATATATATCCATCTATTTGGCAATGCGCAATGAATTTCTACAATCTCGTATTTTATTGAGTAGAAGGGGTGTAAATGACCCTTTTTTAAAAATGTGTTATGAAATGCGTATGCATCCAACGAATCTTCCGCAGTGGGTTGGGTTACCAGTGGCTCATAGCGAGTCATTTCGTGAACATGATTGTGAGTGGCAATTGAATCTCATTTACTTTATGAGACGTAAAGGGATTAGTTTTAAGGAGTTGACGAACAGTCAAATTCACCGTTTTGTACGTAGAATGGAAGTGCCAACCATTGGGCAAGAAAAAGCCTGCCAAGTATATCGCGATTTTCTAATTGCAGAAGGCATTGAGTCCTTTCAAAATCACCAGGTTATTGATGAAATGATTATTTTTAGGCTATTGTCAGAAAGATTACTTGCAAAGCGGTATGAAAATTGAGAAAATAGAACTG
Proteins encoded:
- a CDS encoding putative glycoside hydrolase, whose protein sequence is MKIVKWMSVMLLATGLAIPMVAYAEENQQQVEGFTQRTYGFEVIDEQLIASSALFRFDSGLTFTYPDAVRGVYVTGHSAGGERFSYLTNLLDTTDLNAMVIDIKDDYGNITYKPADDSPLKVLDIGKPYIKDPQAMLKTLEEKEIYPIARIVVFKDSVLAEKRPELSFVDGDEVWKNGRGESFVNPFMKEVWDHNIAIAIEVAKMGFQEIQFDYVRFPEGFEKRHDTLKYSFETYEESDLDPVQRRVEAITDFVAYAREQLKPYGVEVSVDIFGYAATLPEAPGIGQNFLKISENVDVISSMIYPSHWTSYFGIAKPDLEPYKLVSEYAKVENTKLAELNNPPVSRPWIQDFSAPWLGKGNFLRYGKAEVEAQIKGLKDNGIDEYLLWNAGNRYSEGVNYKP
- the spxA gene encoding transcriptional regulator SpxA; amino-acid sequence: MVTLFTSPSCTSCRKAKAWLEEHDIPYTERNIFSEPLNIDEIKEILRMTEDGTDEIISTRSKIFQKLNVDVESLPLQRLYELIQEHPGLLRRPIILDEKRLQVGYNEDEIRRFLPRKVRAYQLLEARRMVN
- the mecA gene encoding adaptor protein MecA, whose amino-acid sequence is MEIERINENTVKFFLSYIDIEERGFTREEVWYNRDKSEELFWEMMDEINDESEFEIEGPLWIQVHAMSGGIEVTVTRAQMSDDGEPIESPFGMADPRKMFPHEGEVFGEEEETIPDMNGGTLEWLDNVFVFQEFDDIIPLVDRMDGYNVNTSLYSYDNHYYLHVAYEDETMDEGRKTDLYSVVSEFGMPSNLTIHRLKEYGKVVMDSDVFTTIQHYFGTK
- a CDS encoding competence protein CoiA family protein; translated protein: MQLNWNICKIERREEITILTAKLKNGELLILTPELKRDQLKKWRNSRTFLCPQCNAPVNLKVGDIVIPHFAHKKDAACSTTFSEGETPEHLMGKQQLYLLLKKRTKHVELEPFLRMLSQRPDILVMTESDTMPIEFQCSTIPISEMESRSNGYRSIGMKPIWILHTPTKFTGIAYGVGLFHFSKFHESFFTHIHPEGYTLLTYKPQKERFHYFSNLIHVAGKRYIGIHRSLSVDKQVFPFARPKTPTKEELEQYISIYLAMRNEFLQSRILLSRRGVNDPFLKMCYEMRMHPTNLPQWVGLPVAHSESFREHDCEWQLNLIYFMRRKGISFKELTNSQIHRFVRRMEVPTIGQEKACQVYRDFLIAEGIESFQNHQVIDEMIIFRLLSERLLAKRYEN